From one Mytilus trossulus isolate FHL-02 chromosome 10, PNRI_Mtr1.1.1.hap1, whole genome shotgun sequence genomic stretch:
- the LOC134687394 gene encoding charged multivesicular body protein 1b-like produces the protein MDKHLFNLKFAAKDLERNAKKSEKSEREEKTKLKKAIQKGNMEGAKIHAESAIRQKNQALNYRRMSARIDAVAARVQTALTTKQVTGSMAGVVKSMESAMKSMNLEKVSQLMDRFETQFENLDVQSQVMENTMCNSSTLTTPQGEVDGLMQQVADEAGLELNMDLPSAQGSAIGTASSTQASSEQDELSNRLAKLRQM, from the exons ATGGACA AACATTTATTTAATCTTAAATTTGCTGCCAAAGATCTTGAGAGAAAtgccaaaaaaagtgaaaagtcAGAAAGAGAAGAAAAGACAAAGTTGAAAAAG gCAATTCAGAAAGGTAACATGGAGGGGGCCAAAATCCATGCAGAAAGTGCCATACGACAAAAGAACCAAGCACTTAATTATCGTAGAATGAGTGCTAGAATTGATGCTGTAGCTGCTCGAGTCCAGACAGCTTTAACCACAAAACAG GTGACAGGATCTATGGCAGGTGTTGTGAAGTCTATGGAATCTGCAATGAAATCTATGAATTTAGAAAAG GTATCACAGTTAATGGACAGATTTGAAACCCAGTTTGAGAACTTAGATGTGCAATCACAAGTAATGGAGAACACCATGTGTAATTCCTCAACATTAACCACACCACAAGGAGAGGTGGATGGCTTAATGCAACAAGTAGCAGATGAAGCAGG aCTTGAGTTAAATATGGACCTACCATCAGCTCAGGGGTCAGCAATTGGGACTGCATCATCAACACAAGCATCATCAGAACAG gatGAATTATCAAATAGACTGGCAAAATTACGGCAGATGTGA